Part of the Grus americana isolate bGruAme1 chromosome 12, bGruAme1.mat, whole genome shotgun sequence genome is shown below.
tttaaaaatcGGACACGTTTTCAGGCTCTCCAACCAAAGGGGATGACCGAAAGCCACTGCCTGCCCAGTCCCCGGGGGCAGAGCCCACTGGTCTCACTGGTGGCGCTGGGCTGAGCGGGTCCCTGATGCCCTCTGGTGCCTGACCACGCCGCGGCGGTGGCTTTGCTCGCCTGGGTCTCGCTCGGCTGCAAAACCACAAAGATTTGGGACCCAGGGCCCCCCGCATGGGGCGTGGGAGCTGCGGGTGGTGTGACCGTGCGAAccctctgctgctcccagcgCCTGTAGCCACCTCGCGCACAGATGTCCTGCAAATTCGGGTGGCACGGAAGCCACCAAACCCCTCCAGAgtccccagttccccccccagctctccttCAAAGCAAGACATAAACAGCCAAGAAGCTCCCAGGGccctttgggcttttttttcttctttttttgtggctttgatGAGGGACAGTGAAAATGTCGATGTGCTTGGCTTTGAGGTGACAACTGCCTTTCACCATTAGCTTGTGGCACCGGCACGTTCATTCCACGCGTGCGGCACGCAGCCATCGCCACATCCCACGAGAGCAGCGCTTGTGATCTGAACCAGACATCTCGGTGCCCAAACCCTCCCTGCTCTCGTCTGTTCACTCGGTGGAAAAatagaggggggggggggaaagaaaaatagagaaaactgGCGAAACCCCTAAGGAAGCCCAGGTGGGGTGGTGTAGACCCACGCAGAGGTGGGCATCAAACCGTCGGGTTTGTGTCCTTCCAGTGCAATATTTCACAGGGCACCCCGTACCTCGCCATGGGGACGTCtcagagctgctggtgctgaATGCTCGGGGGACCAAGGGAGACCGTGAAGTGTGAAGCGTGAAGCTCTGCCTGGTCTCTGCATTTCCCCCCGCTGTATCCCCAAAAAGCTCTCCAGGCTCCCGGGATGCCTTTGCAGCTTTCGGAAAGACTTTGGGGGAGATGCAGGCAGCATCGCTCCAGCCCAATAACTGCAATAACTGAGCTCTCCCTTAGAGGTCAGCCCAGCATCAAAACTGGCACAGAAATCCAGACAGATGGCTGCGATTCCTGCCAGGAGCGGGAATTGGGGGAAAAAGCCATTGCAGGGGGGCAGGGGATGGCCCCCCAGACCTGCAAGCCCCTCACCTGGCTACTGCCAAGGAATATTCCCAAAAGTGGAGCTCTCCCGCCCACTCTCCGGCTCCTTCCCAAGCGCTGGCTGGTCCCAACGCCGGGTGAACCCCCGGGCAGGTGAGCCCCTGCTCGTCTGAAcgtgccagggagcagcagcgtGCTGTGCCCTCCAGAGCAtcccttctgctgccttctcccGTTGAAAAAGCCACTTGCAAATAATCAAGAGataggaggggaggaaaaagattaAATCAAGCATAAAATAagccagtggggaaaaaaaacccccaaaccacacGTGAAACCAAATGTTCTCTAAAAATCTGAAGTTTATTCATTAGAATGCAGTGGAAGGAACAttcatttcaaaacacaatCGATACATTAAAAAGCTTAAAGGACTAGTAGCAATGagaccagaaagaaaacagaaaaaacccccaaaattcaGACAAGTCGGTCGCCTGGGAGGAGCCACCTCCGCCCCCAGGGCGCCCGCAGCCCAGCTCCGCAGCCTGCCCGCAGCCGCACGGCAGAGGGGAAGCACGGGGCGCCTGCCACAAGGGAGaattcttggttttctttagaGCTGAGAGGCTTCGCTGGGTTTTATTCATCACTTCACCCAAATacagactgaaaacaaagcttaGAAACAAAGAAGGAACCGTGACGAGTGTGACAGAGCAGTGTTAAAACCAGGACGTCCCAGCGGCGTGTGCAGAGAGCGGGTGTGTATCGCAATGGGCGGCTGCTGGGCTCAGCGCTGGCCCTGCGCATAAAGTGGAACGGGCGTTACAGGAGGACACGAGGAGCCAGGGGGTTTCCTTGCATTGCAcgggcggcggcagcagcagcaataattGCCTTTTCTCCGTCGGAAGAAAACCCCACCGCTTCGAAAGACAACGACCACGAGTAAAAGAACAGTCCGTAAAGTTTCCCCGtgaatataaaatgcaaaactatACAAAAATAGATAAAATCGACCGTTTTCTCATGtgtataaaaagaaacaaccccCCCAAGTCCCCAAAACGCAATACAGAATTACTTGGTAGGCTGACCCCAACGTCAGTGGTTTCGGTGCAGGTTCACAGCCGTAACTCGTCGCTTTGAGGCGAGACCTGCCCTGGAAGGGACGGATCCGGCGAGTTCCTCCAGGGGACTTTGGCCTCAATATCTTGGCCAGACGATCTGCTCTGCCCCGTTCCATGCCTCAGTCCTGGCTCAGAAGCCCTTTGTCATTGATTAATTATCACTCTCACATTGGAGTTCCCCAGGTAAAGGCCGTGTTTGACTAACGGCTTGATCCAGATCCAGGCCAGAAGATCTGGCCCGAGCCATCCCGGGACAGACGTTAGGGAGAGCGGGACGTTAGGCAGGGAAAGCCAGGCTCTCTACGGCAGTGACAATTTACAGGCCGGGTTAGCGTCTTCAAAATTCTTACTCTTTTGGGTTAATGGCCCAGAAGATGCCAATAATGCAGGAAATTGGCTCCACAAATGCTTTTAGAAAACTCATTTCAAGTCAATAGGTATTTGCTTCACTTAGTTTGCATCAAATTAAGAGGAGAAACCTTTGGTATAAAGTCAGATTATCAAGTCTTGGCTGTATTGCTTTCACACATTCGAGTCCAGAAGCTGTTTTCACTAAGCCTTTCCATCACGTACCTACAACCCAGAGTCACTCCGAGAGACGCGCCTTTGCAACGCAACGCTCGTTGTAGCACCGAGACACTTTCCGACCTCGCCAAGGCTTTGGCAAAGGCTGCACCGTGTCTAAACAAAACCCCCTCCGCCCGCGAGATGCCTTTGGTGATGCgctaaaataaaacaggaattcAAACCCGGTAcggggctgctgctcagccaagcCATTGCTGCGAACGCCGCTCCGCGTGACAGCGGCTCCGCTGTCGCCAGCAGCACTTGCTCCCGGTATTTATTTTGTGAGTGGCGGTGAGACGTGCGGTGCACACACCTGAGCCTGTCCTTGCTCCGAGCAAGAcgggagcctgttccaatgagGCAATACTCGTTAGCAGATGCTCACGCGCTGCATTAACGACACAACCTTGGAGGCCAGGGGACCTTGCGCTGGCCGACCGCCTTCTCCTCTCCCGCTGGGGGACGTGGACGCGCAGCGGGAGCAGCATCCAGTTTTTCTACTGCTACAAactctgctgcagagaaaatcagaaacagGGGAGGGGAACCAAAACCCGTCATCGGTAACCGAATTAAAATCGGAATACAGAGcctgcacagagcaggaagCAGCTTTGTAAGCCACGGACAGGGAGGTTTGGTTTAGAGACAAGCGTGGCTGAGATCACGGAGGGcatgggagatgtctcgggGACCAACGGCCTGAAATGGATGTTTCCAGGAGCTTGTACGACCTCCGCAGACAAAGTCTGTCTCCTTTGCTCGCGTCCCTCCTCCACGCTCctccaaagaggaaaagaaatccaaaaccTGCAGCAACCTCCAGCTTTTCTGTCCCCTCCAgttaggaggaggaggaggaggaggaggaagtccTGAAGCCTAATTTAGGCTGCGTTACGTCCTGTATTCCAATTAACAGAATACTTTCCTGGTATGAGtttatgcaaagaaaacaactgtgaaataatttaaaagaaaaaacaaaacccccaaaacttccTCTTGACAAAAGGAACGGCatctgccactttgcagctacGGGCGCGATGCAAATTCAGCTTATTTCACAGACCTCGTCCGTGTGCCCACGGCCCGGGACAGGCGACGAGCGTGGGACAAAGCACGGGCAAGGTTTCATCCGGGAATGACGCACCGTGAAGACAGACCACGACAACAAAGGGACCGACACTTAGAAGGGACACCATCGACAGCACAGCTCTCCGAGCGCAGTATCTTTGAGCAAATTCAAACTAGACCTGGCAAATGGTACCGGCATGCGCACAAAAGCTCCTGCTCCTTTGgggcaagggaaaaaacacaataaataaaaatgctactgCAAAGTTCCCTTTTCAGCTGACTCGCCTCCCGTCCCCGCTCCAGAAATAACCAGCGTCTTTCCTCCCAGCCTCCCCGAATCGAGACATTCGAAGTGAGCCCGAACCAAACATTTCAcccaggagaggaagaaaatacccAATTGCTCCCAAAAGCTTCCCCAAGGCTTGCTCCCCCGGCTCCAATCCTGCagaaacccccaaacctgccaCGCTAGCAACGGGTCCGTTCCCAGCTTTCGTTCTAGCAGCAACGTGAGCGCGCCGGGGGCTGCGACCGCACTGGGCGTCCGAGAGCGGGGCGGCTCGCgctggaaaacaagaaagcGCCTCAGAGTTAACGTACAAATCCCAGAGGCAGCTCTGAACCCCGCCAGAGCACCCGCAGCGGCGAGACCACGTACCGCGGCTGCGGCAGAGGAGCTCATCCTGACCAGCTCAGGTCTACATTCAAGTCACTCACCAGTTCCTCGCTCaggtttattttccccctccccgcgcTTGGCAACCCTTTGCACGCCCTCCCCGGAGCGGCTATTCGGCTTCGGCGACGCTCAGGGCAGCGCTGCGGCAGCCGATGGGCAGCACGTGCCCGGGGGGGGCTCTGCCTTTCAGGGGCTCTCCGCAGCGCTCCGCGCCTTTCGTGGTGTCGGTGCTGCCGTTGGGGTGCTGAGGCACGCCCTGGGCGATGCCGACGGGTCTGCACTTGGCGCGTTTCTCCGGCGAGCGCGGGAAACTCAAGCTCGGGGGCAGCGCGGGCTCTGTTTCTCCCAAGGGTAACAATCGAGCCAGGTTCTTGGCGGTGACTTCGCCCGGGTACCTGTAGGAACCGGCCGCCTCCCGGGACCGCCTCGCCTCGGGCTGCAGAGGCAAATTGGAGGGCCTGAGCGGGTGCCTGCTCGGCTCCGGCTCTGGGGGCCGCCTGGCCGGAGTCTCTCCAGCGACACCCTGGGAAAGAGGCGGGAAGGGGGACGTCGGCTGCTCCGACGGCTCCCAGGCACGCTCCATCGCGGCGGCCGGAGCAAAAGCCCAGGGCTTCGTCCCCCCGCCGGCAGCCGCGTCGGTGTCGTGCCGGAGGTGCGGCGAGCCCGGCCAGCTCAACCCACCGTCGGGAGCCGCCGGCTCGCCCTCCTCCtcgctcctgctcctcctcgcTCCGCCCGAGTCCCTTTGGCCGCCCTCCCGCTTCGACCAGAGCCGGCAGGGCTGAGGGCCGCTCCTGGCAGCCTGCGCGTCGGCAAGCTCAAACTCCAGGCTCTCCGTGTCGAGCGACCGGCTCCTCCGGTCGACGGAGAGCGGCGCTGGCGCGGAGGGGCCCAGCCCGTGCAGGCGCAGGTGCCGGGGCAGGCTGGCAACACCCCAGTTGCAGCTCTGGAAGGGGCCCGGGGCGTACCCCGGGGACATTCTCTCGTCACATTCGGCCAACGACTCTTTCTGTCCGTAGCCCTCGTCAAAGGCCTCCGCGATGTCCTCGCCGCCGTTCATCTCGGGGTGCTGCTCGCactccccctctccttcctgctccacGTCGACGACGTCAAAGGTGACCatggtggggagggcagggaggttCTGGGTGAAGGACGACCCggaggcagagctgcccagACTTTccgacaggctggagaagagggtCCCGCTGCCGGCAAACTCCACCAGCGCTTGCGAGAAGCTCACCGCGTGCTCGGGCTCGTGCTCGCTGCCCACCTGGGGCTTGCCCGTGGTGCTCTCCGCTCCGCCGCCACGCTCCTGCTCCGGGAGCCTGTAGCCGGGGAACATTCCTGCTTTGGCCGGGGCTACGCCAAACATCCCACAGTCCGGGTCCGAATCGAACCCCGAGTTGTTCTTCGTGAGCTGAATAAGGCAACTTCCCTGGGCTTTTTGGCTGCTGTAACAGTTTTCGGGACACAGAGGCCCTGGAAAATCTCCCCACTCGGGATTTTCACCTCTCGCCACCAGAAGCCCACTCTTCGCACCCCTGCTCGGGGCGGGCGAGGCCACCGGCTCGCTACCGAGGCCGCTCTGAGTCTTGCCAAGCGAGTTGGCTGCTCTAGTTTTACATTCAACGCACTGCTGTTCCCGGGGACGCTTCTCCTTGCTGGGAACATCGAGGCGTTTCAGGACCGGttccctctgcagctcccagtACAGCAGCTCTTTCTGAATGGCCGCCAGACGCTCTTCTTCCGTTTCCATCACCCCTCTTTTCTGGTCCATCATCTGCACCAGGCTCTTCTcggcaggcaggcagaagtCCAAGAAGTAGCTGAAGATCCCCGGGGGCGAGACTTTGCTCTCAAACAGCGATTCCTCCCCGGCAGCGGGGCTCATCAGCGCGTCAAACTCATAAAGTGCGTCACCGCTGTAACTGTCTCTCGGAAGACGGTCCTTCTTCATCTCACCGAGCCCGTCGCCGCCTTCGTCCTCCAGCCCCGGCGTGGTGGAGTCGTAATAACCCTCGTCGCTGTTAGGGGCGGACTCTTGCTGGTCGCTCTGGGGCGTCAGGAGCTCAACGCCGTCCGTCGCGTCCCCCGCGTAGGGCTGGCCTTCCGCCTCGTGCCAGGCCTCTGTCTCCAAACTGCTCCTCGACACCCGGGCTCCGTAGCTCCGCTCCCCTGCCGCGTGGCTGCTCCATAGCTGGTGCAGGTACTCCTCCGCCTCCTCGGGTATGGCCATCTCCTCCCCACCGCCCTGGTAGGTGACCAGGCAGGAGCTCCGTTTGGCAGCGTCTCTGCTGCGCTCCACAGAGATGGTGCTCTCGGCGATGTCGGGCTCAGCAATGTCGTCTCCGCAGCCCGTCAGGGAATCAAAGCTCTTCAGGGACGTGACGTCTCCCAAGATGAAGCTCAGCAGGTCCCCAGAGTGGAGGCACGGAGGGTCCTTGTCCGTGAGTTCCGGATGAAAGGCCAGCAGCACATTGCCACCGTCAAACTCCGTGCAGACATCAGCGTCGGCCTCGGATCTCGTATCCGGAACCTCCCTCTTCCCCGGCACCGCCACCGCGTCGCCCTCAGAGCTGCCTTCGGCAGCCGCCAGACAGCCGGGCTGGGCGGCCTCTCCGCACTTGGCAGCTGCGCCTACCGAGCGGTCGTCCTCCGAGCTCCCCAGGCACCCCGCGGCAAGAGGGATgggtccctgtccctgtccctctgccGCCCCGCCGCTCTCCGCTCCCACGCCAGGAGCTTTGCCGGCCTCCTCCGCATCCCCCGTCCACTCGGGGAGCTCTGCTTTCTCACACTCGGCAGCCTTGCTCTTCCGGTGACGCCGGATGCTGTTAAAAAACCCTTTCAGGCCTTTCTTGGCTCTGGGAAAGGACGACTTGTCTCCGTTGGGCTTTTTCTCACAGCCATCGATACTCCCGGGTGGAGAGCCGTCCCCCTGGCTGAAGTCAAACCTGGCGCTGGCGTCTACGGCCAGGTGAGCGCTTTGGGAGCTCGCCAAAGGGCAAGGGTGCGagtccctgctcccctccaaAGGGCTTTCCAGCTGCG
Proteins encoded:
- the LOC129211846 gene encoding APC membrane recruitment protein 1-like, with translation METGGAEEPARSRSQSVTCGQREGCDQQPEENGDRLSERGDASVTAAEPQQPQPPAGKLKKTAFKLFGGKRSICTLPSFFGGRSKGQGKAGSKKGLTKCKTHDGLSGAAYDKGGGAQLESPLEGSRDSHPCPLASSQSAHLAVDASARFDFSQGDGSPPGSIDGCEKKPNGDKSSFPRAKKGLKGFFNSIRRHRKSKAAECEKAELPEWTGDAEEAGKAPGVGAESGGAAEGQGQGPIPLAAGCLGSSEDDRSVGAAAKCGEAAQPGCLAAAEGSSEGDAVAVPGKREVPDTRSEADADVCTEFDGGNVLLAFHPELTDKDPPCLHSGDLLSFILGDVTSLKSFDSLTGCGDDIAEPDIAESTISVERSRDAAKRSSCLVTYQGGGEEMAIPEEAEEYLHQLWSSHAAGERSYGARVSRSSLETEAWHEAEGQPYAGDATDGVELLTPQSDQQESAPNSDEGYYDSTTPGLEDEGGDGLGEMKKDRLPRDSYSGDALYEFDALMSPAAGEESLFESKVSPPGIFSYFLDFCLPAEKSLVQMMDQKRGVMETEEERLAAIQKELLYWELQREPVLKRLDVPSKEKRPREQQCVECKTRAANSLGKTQSGLGSEPVASPAPSRGAKSGLLVARGENPEWGDFPGPLCPENCYSSQKAQGSCLIQLTKNNSGFDSDPDCGMFGVAPAKAGMFPGYRLPEQERGGGAESTTGKPQVGSEHEPEHAVSFSQALVEFAGSGTLFSSLSESLGSSASGSSFTQNLPALPTMVTFDVVDVEQEGEGECEQHPEMNGGEDIAEAFDEGYGQKESLAECDERMSPGYAPGPFQSCNWGVASLPRHLRLHGLGPSAPAPLSVDRRSRSLDTESLEFELADAQAARSGPQPCRLWSKREGGQRDSGGARRSRSEEEGEPAAPDGGLSWPGSPHLRHDTDAAAGGGTKPWAFAPAAAMERAWEPSEQPTSPFPPLSQGVAGETPARRPPEPEPSRHPLRPSNLPLQPEARRSREAAGSYRYPGEVTAKNLARLLPLGETEPALPPSLSFPRSPEKRAKCRPVGIAQGVPQHPNGSTDTTKGAERCGEPLKGRAPPGHVLPIGCRSAALSVAEAE